CATTAGCCGTTGCTTCCAAGCTTACTGCTACCTGTACCCTCACAATCGGAAAGCCCACCTCATTCATTACGGTATTGTGCGTGCGCTCCCAGACAGGCCGGAGCACACGCTAATTCAGCGGAGTGATTTGGGTCTCAGATCAAGAATGCAGCCCTGGGCCATCATCCCAAACTATGTGAGGACACCCAAAACATCACGGTAATCATCCGGATCTTCCACCTTCCTTGCAGCTTGCTTCGCCGCGCTGTCCGCCATCCCGTTCAGCGTTCGGGGAATTCTCCAGAATTGAATCTTCAAGCCCTCATCATCCTACCGCTCAACCTCCCCAAGCAGTACCTCCCACATATCCTTGTTCTTGACATCAGCGCCCGTGCTCGTTTTCCATCCATTCCGCACCCAGCCGCGAATCCACGACGTGGCCCCTTCTGCCACATATTCGGAGTCCGTAGCGAAAACTAACGTCGAGAACCCCCCGCCTCGCCAGTGCCGGAATCGGAGAGCAGCAAGCACAGCTCGTAGCTCAGCCCGGTTGCTGGTCTGGGCGAATGCGTCTCCGAAGGGTCCTTTCTTCTCAAGGCGGGCAGACACAATCCCAGACGGCTGGTTAGTATCGGGCTTGAAGACGAATGCCCATCCAGCCTTTGGGTTGGGCTGTCCATTGTTGAGACAGGCACCATCGGCATAGATCAGTAATTGTTCCGAATCGTCGCGGCGGATGAATCGAGCAACGGGCGGGATAGCTTGATGGCCAATTCCGGCTGGGAACAATACTCCGGGGGCGGAAGTCGCTGACGGCGGATTGAACTTGGTGGGAAAGACACGTCCTGTGCCTCGTCTGATGGTGCGGCCGCAAGGTTCCGATGATGCGGCTGTATCGATGATGTGGAAGCCAGTTTTGGTTCCATTGTTTCCATGGTATGCTGGACCGTCTGCAAGCCTTCTGGGGGAACCCCATCGCGCATCAATGTCGGCCTGCATTTCATCGCTCAATTGCTCATAAAGTTCGTTCGTCTCGCGCTCCAGCCGTTCCTCTGGGTCTTCCAACAGCTCCTCCATGAAACTAAAGTCGACGCAACAGTATGGGCAAAATGTCAAGCCGTGGGGGCGACAGACCAGGCGGCCATCGGGTAGCTCAACGGGTCCAATGCTGTCATCACTATCAGAGTCATCAACAACGTATCCACTGCCGTCATCACTCTCAGAGTCATCAACAACGTGTCCAATGCcgtcatcagcatcagagTCGTCAATGACGTGGAGATGTGAAAGCATAGTGGAGTTGTACTGAGCTGTTGTCCGAGGCGAGTTGACGGGAGAGGCACTGGAATATTCGAAGGAGCCAGGGGACATGAATTTACGCACCCATGTGCTGGAAGCGTCCACCCGAATCGCTGATGGTAGACACCGACATGCATCTGTTTGCAACCGAGATTACACAGCTGCAGTGGGCATGTGACGGAGTTCTTATCCTCCTATCCTCATCATTGAATTAGGACTATCCAGAGCGTTTCGGTCAACTACCATTGCGATGCCAAATGTGACGAGCAACCTGATCAAGGTTCATATGACGCGCTGAAGAAAAAGGAGGGGCGAATGAAGGCGCGTCTTGAACGGCACGCTGATTCGCGGCGACCCGCTGGCGCCATGACCAGATTTGACTTTTGGCGGCCGTACAGCTGGTCAATTTCACCCACCTATTAATAGTTGCCTGGTCGAACTCGCCATTTTGTAAAATAGGTTAACGTGATCCACAAGCGAGTGCCACACACAAGTGAGTGCCACACTTGGTCGCACCTTCgttatataaatatataataaAACAACCATAACAAaagaaatcaattaatcttcactgctatcctctttattagatgTCTCTAaatcaatctgacaagttcgcgcATTATGACCAGTgttgccgcacacaccacatcgtcGAGCCTTAATCTCAACCCTCAGCTTCCGACCTCTTGTTTtgcgatcttcttgttgtatctgctcttctacatcattctggtcttgaagagcttgtccctcagCAATAGTTATACTGCCGCCTTGACGTAAACGTGTTTTTTTGGCTCTACGCCGCTTACTTAGTAGTGCATTTGCTGCTCGAAGTTGTTCAACCTCAGCCTTTAGGAGAGCCATCTTAtgcattattccgcatgtgcccttcgcaaattgatccatagcaTCTAAAATTGACGTCGGCGAGCTTCCTTGATGTCTGCTTATTcgtcttttaatataatCAGTCTGTGAAGTCGCCTCTGTTGGATTctttggggtctttggaacccacgcGTTTGGTAGCTCTAGGGCCTCTTCTACTGGCGTTGGAGTCCGAAGCCTCACATCTAGGCGTAATAAGACGCTTtttggatcaaatggaataAGTCCTGCGCCTCTAAAAGCTCCctgaatattttctcttgtcattgcggctttaaatGCGATTAAAAACGCAGGGAAGAAGTCGGCCTTTGTGATGTGGGTTATATGCGCCCTcataagtccttcaatttctttgccatatgccttcttaagaggcccaaaacagccaacatctagtggctgaagaatTTGAGATGAATGGGACGGCATACAAAGCGTGATAATCTTGTGGTCTTTGCAGAATAACTCAAATTCagttgagtggtgactttcgtgcccatctaggataagaagacgATATGCGCCACGAGTTTGAGGCTGAGTATGTTTTTCGAAGTGCTGGATCCAATCTacggctttctcatttgtgGTCCAGCCGTTATGAGTTGTTgagataacccaatcctttggTAACGCGCTGTCTTCGTACCAGTTAGCGAGGTGATATTGCCCCGCAACAATGATAAATGGCGGGATAGCCTCCCCTcgagaattaatagattgaATTACTgaaacccattctctatcACCTGGCTGAGCTAGATTTGGCCTGCCACGTCTGTCTGAGCTTGTAACtaccattgtggttgagattacgcccatcataaagccagtctcgtcaaagttgtggaaatcaTCCTCAtgtatgccgtatttcgcgactgtaTTAcgcacaagctcaaaccaaggctcAATTATCgttggatcttcgcataaggccctctggtAGTCATatttacgcgtaaaacgtGTGGTAAGCTCTTTGTGGCGCTTgacgaagtttgaagcccagttgATTCCGACAGGAGGCGTGTTGCGATCTATAAGCAGgcgattcgccatatcctCCACACCACTTagccgaggaggaaatgaccGCGTATCTAGGTCAAGAATATATTGAATAATCTCTgattcctctagatttgtTAGTTTTCGAGAATAAGGCACAGTATCGCATCGAGAAGGTTGACCGCGTTTCCGACGCGCTAGAGTACTATAGTCAACTGAGTAGACCTTCGCAACCCTTCGTATGCTTAATGTAGGGTCATTCTGAATAGCCTGAAGGGCAAGAATAATCTGATTATTATCACTTTTAATAGGCATTTctagaaataaaaaaaattggAGATAAAGTTGGAAGGTTACAGAGGCCATGTGGGGTGTGGCACTCACTTGTGTGTGGCACTCGCTTGTGGATCACGTTAAGTCTACTTCTTACTGCCTCCAGCCTACTTTCATTTCCTCGTACTCGTCGCTGCACATTCTCGAGTCTGCCACTGAGGCCACAAGTTCGACAACATGGTGGAATCACGAAAGGCATGTTGTCACATTATCACGTATCCAGTGGACGGTTACAACTAAACAGCAAGCAGCGTGCATCGTCACCAGTCGACGACCGCCGGGACAACCCGACGAAAAGGTCCCGCACAACTGTCAAACCCAAGAAAGCCGTCAAGAATCTTGGCACATGttccatggacaagaagcagatTGGGGACAGCGTCAAAGCAGCACTGGCTTTGAGTAAGTACGCGCTCAATCGAACAGTCATAACTGCAAGTCACCAACTTCCTTTCCATCAGACCCAAGCTAAGACCGGATAGCTCCAAATGGACACGGCCTTCTTCCGCGCATTCTTCATCGATAACAAGGCCCTCGCCAACCCTCTGCAGATCACGCCCGCAGAGTTCGACGACGCCACccccgtcgtcgtcgtggaCGTCGGTCACCACCAAGCCGGCGAGCTGCTTGGTGtcagcaaggtcaagggaGGAAATAGGTTCGCCAGGACGTACTTGGCGGCCATGTGTGTTGTGTTCTACCCAGACAAGGGGATCGCCAAGCTCTGGCTGTCTGTGTAGCCTCTGGACGTTCACGAGTACGTGCGGTCGCCCCGTGGCGGCTGCAAAGCGTGATATGCTCCGACCTGAGCATTTTGGCAATCATCTGAGCGCGCACAGTGCGattatattaataatagTATCATATTCAACGAATCAAACAGCATCGACAGTCCTGGAGCCTTGGTCCTCTTTTGCAGCCGACAGCGAGCAACATTGATCAAAAGACCTGAAGCGCAATTGGGCAGTTTGCTGTCTCGCCTTGGAGGGTCAGCTGCGACCTGAGAACGTGCGTCGGGACCGTTCAAGGCTGTAACTGCGGGAGCCTGGCTCCGAACTTTTCCCTGAGAAACCGTTGGACATCGGCGTTGCCTCCGCGCCCAACAGATAGACCGTCCGGGTTACCCTTGACCTTGAGGCCATGCAGACTCGTCGCCCTGGACAGGGCCACATACACCTGACCCTCTTCAAAAGCCCTCGTCACGTCGACAATGACCCGGTCCAGCGTCGTTCCCTGACTTTTGTGGATGCTCATGGCCCAGGCGGCTACAAGGGGAATCTGTGTGCGGTGTAAGAGTGAGTAGGGTTCCCGGTTACCGACCGAGTTGACTGTGCAATCTGCGTAAATGGTGCGTCTCTGGCCGTTGTGAAAGAGCACCCGGGGCCAAACTCTCTGCTTTTGTCCGCTCGTGAAACGCTGgacttgtctttctttcAGAGCTGCATAGTCCCCATGGATGGTGGGAGGATCCGGGGAATGTCCCGTCGGCCCTGTGTGCCCTGTGTGCCCTGTGTATGAGTACGAGGCTTTGCCTGACTTGGCTCTGGGGAGTTTGGCAGGATCATGGTTTTCGAACCCGCAGATGAtgccttggctggccattGCACAGTCCCCCTCGAAGGTCGAGATTGACCTGTAGCACCACAAGCATACCTACCCTTAGTTGTACCTGTCGTTCTAGGCGGTGGTCTTTGAGAGCAACCAGAGACCCGTCCGTGAAGCGATCATTGCAGTGCTCCAGATGTGGGTGCTCGGCGTGGTGCCAAACAAATCCGTCCAAGGCCTGGTATGTGACTATGGGGGTCCGCAGCCTGTTAAAGCTCTCtatgttgaccttggccaCCTCAGCCCTCGTGGAAAAGAGTCGCGTGGCGTTGGTGACATTGCACGGATGGTCTACCAACGTCACTGTCTCATCCTGCGAGAATGGAATCCCAAGTCGGCATTTTTGCAACATCTTGATAAAGTGTTCATCATTCTGTCGATGAATTTGTTTCAGCTCCACGTATGCAAATTTACATTCTTCCCACGCCTTACTCATGAACGCCCACTTCTCATGCTCGCGGAACGGCCCATGATTCGCCCGACAGTTAAACTCAGTTTCGTAATCGTCTGCCTTCATGTCTTGCCCGCAGACGACGCAATACTGAAAGGGCTTCACCGGAGGCAGTTGGCAGAAGTCGCCAGTCACGACAACCTGTGCTCCGCCAAATGGAGCCGGTTCGTCCTGCTTCCATCGCCTAGCCTCCTTCATACAAATGTTCATACGCTCCAGGTGATGGTTCTCGACCATGCTTATCTCGTCGATGATAAGCACGTCGGTGCTCTTGAGACGCCGCCGGACATGCTCGCGGAACGCTGAACTTATAAGCTTCTCTATCGGAAGCTTGTGGTGATCTGGCGTCCAGCCCATGTAGGACCACGTCGACACGCCGTTGACCTGGAGGGCTGCTCGGCCAGTTGGCGccaagacatggacgactAGGCCGATGGCTTGGAGCCTCAAAAGCGCAGCCTTCAGGACGGTGGACTTGCCGCACCCTGCCGAGCCTGTGTAGAAGACATTGCGACCGCTGGCTATCAGATCGACCAGGTCTTGTTGCTCCTGACACAGAGCGGGCTCAGGGTTGTTGAGAGATTCTCCTGTCAGAGCTCCGGGGTCCCGTTGTTTCGTGTGTGGCTTGGTGCTATTGCCTGCTACTCGCTGCGATTCGGCATGTTCCTCTGACGACGGATTTGCTCGCTGCGTGTCGATCGGGACAACTGTGTGGGCTTGGGTCGGCGATTCTCTGCTCGATAGCGCTGCACCAACTGGGCCACCAGCGTCAAGGTCGAGAATGTCCCAGCTGCAGTCAGTGACCCACTCGGAGGCAACACCGGAAGAGGAACAGCAGCACTCGTCGTCCTGCCTCGCTTCGTCTTGGTGGCGGGCCGACGCCATAGACACGGTAACTCCTGTCTGGAGACTGCTGGTACCGTGCGGGTACGTTGGCCAGCGGCTCCGTAGATAAGGTAGCTGTGCCGGTAGAATATGTTAGATGCAACAATGTCGGCTGCGCCGACCCAAGAGGGATGAATCTTGCCGATAAAAGGAAAAATGGAAGAACAGTAAAGGCACGGTGGTGGAGTGGAATCAGCAGTGACTGTTATGCATCGCTATAAAGACGGTCTTATTCCATTGCCTCATGCATGCGCGTTGAGCTTTGTACGGAGGCGGCGGGATAAGAGAGGGTGAGGACGCTGATGGGGATTGAAAGCTGCTTTCGCATGAGTTTTGCTTGCCGTGACAGACCGCCAGCACAACAGAGCAAGTCCAGCAGGTGTGACAACAAATACATGAGGATAAATAGAGTGGAAACTAAATAAAACGATCAGTGCAATTGCACCGAATAGACATAGTTTATGACCACTCTTTGGTACAGTGCCTTAACGCTGAATTGCACACagaatggtgatgagacgTTTCTTGTGAGGAGTTGAGGTCAACCCAGGCAGACACAAAATAATTTGGGGCTGCATGAACACGGATATTCTCCTGTCCGAGCGTACACCATGATAGTCAGTCTGCCTAAGGCATCGACAAAAGGCTTCCGCCCACGCGTTCGGCTCCTGGCGCGTAAAGTGGCAGTCACTAGGCCAAGTAGTAAACAACCCAGTGCAAAGCGACCATCCCGCGACCGGGACAAatgtaaaaaaaaaaaaaaagatcTTTGTACAGCATTAGTCATTGTCTGTAAGCGAAGCAATGCGAATTATTTTTGTAATTGACTTTCCAGCATGAAGTTTCGTTGTGTTACTTTCTAATTTCTCTTAGCCGGTCTCGGGAAGTGGGGTTCAGATTGTCTAACAGCTCGCCGACAGATATTGAGAAAGCGCAGGTCACAAAACCTACCGAAAATACAGATGCGGGAAAAATAACTACCAGTAATGGAATAAACACCTAGTAAGGTCCCAGACCTTGCAGCACCCGATTTGCATAACTGACACGTGGATTTTTCGTTTCTTACGGACGACATAGGGTAGCCAGTCTGACATTCAATGGGGTAATTGTGCCTGGTACATCAGAGTTGGGACGCCAGAACGTAAACTAGCCGGGGTTGCTTCCGTCGTATTGGATCGCTTATTTGAACAGGGGTTGCGTAGCCACTTTCCAGATGTCTCATTGGTCTTTTGGGTGCGGGAGCTAAAAACGCCTGCGACCAGGGTGTTGAGTGATTAGTCAGCGGTTGTGCGCACGGGCCATCCAGGGCGGATTTTGAGCGTCAAAATGAGTCTTTAATCTGGAATAAAACGGTTGCATTAGAAGTtacaaataaaaaaaatagaTGCACCGGTTTATTATGACGTTGGCTATCTACTGGTATAATTTTTAATCGACAGTTATCTGTGGTTGATCGGTGGTGCGAGCCGAAAGCCTCTTTTCGCCGCAAGTCGAATTTCGCCGAGTTAAAACGGTCCACGCCCGCTACGTCCCCGCCAATTTGCACACAGATTTGAAACTTTCATGTTGAAGGAGCCAAGTAAGGATGTCTGAATGATCGTACTCTACCATCCACAGTCCCCAGTGGATGGCGAGTGCCCGCTACTGTCCACGGCGGATGGCAACCCCTGCGTCCCCAGAGGCCCGCTGTCTGTCACAGACGGCTGCCCACAGCTGTTTCCTCGTTTCCTAAGAGCCTTCAGTGggcattgagcttcttccaAGGCAAGAGGAGCTTGAGTCTACTGGGTTCGAAATACAAGACGTAGTGCAAGAAGCAAGAGAAATGGACACATTACGAGGCCAGTGTGCAGTACCCTCCTTAAAGTGGACCTTTGTTATCTTTTATTTATTTGGCGATTTAAATACAAACAGGACTATGCCAGTTACACGAGCGTACGTTTTAATTGTACGATGTCTCTGGtgttgtcggataaggctgcctctgttgattgaacaagcagacttagagtaattgctggatgtcataaaatcatggatatcagaaggtgaagaggctggccagccacttggaaataattagaaggctggaaataatgcttctttgctaagataaatgacgtgaatccctctggcaagaggaggacaacaGGTTCAGATAtacaagcaattgacaggctattgaatcaagaactgcatcttcagtgtagtaaaaattgaattggaaccgcaTAACGCGACAGGTGTACGACTCTGCGACTCCAACCACCACTATTTTTAAGTACAGGGCCGATTGGTCAACGCAAGCGCTGTCTACCTATCACTTCAAAGCCAACGAGAGACGGCATCAAAGCCTTGTCCCATCGTAGTTGGATCAGATGCTCGTCCCAAATATTGCACACAGCTTGCCGGAGATGTCCCCAGTCAGCTACTCCGGTTGGGAGGCCAAATCGTCCAGAAAATTCATAGTTACCAACTAAGTCGCTGTCTGATAGTCGATCAAACTTTGCGGTACCTAAAATCGGGTAGCTCTCCTGATCGAAATAGAACACGACGGTCCGACAATTCGGTGAGTCCTGAACAGCAATGATttgatcttctcgaggaTGGCCCAGTCCTCTGCAGAGAGCTCGTCTCCAGCACACTCTGCTTCtacccatttgttgaaatagCCATTAATTGCGTCTCTAAGATTCAAGGCCGCTTGCAGCATGGTATACCACGAATTCCACCTTGTGTCGTTGTCTCGCGCAAGCTTGCGGTTATGGCTAATAGCCATAAacttttggctgcgttgaACACTTCTTTGAATATAAACGACAAAATtatgaagcttgccaagaggaCCTTTTTGCCGCCACGCTTCAATCTGCTTTAGTGTCACATTATGCAGACCCAAATCTTCCTGTTCGAGCTTCTCGTTATCGGTAACGAAGAGGAAGGCTTTTGCGGCTAGGTTGATAAtatgaccttggcagcggagtcggtgagatttgggatcATATTGAATGTCAAATTGGCGTAGAAGGGCTATAAATGTTAGCAGCGCTCTAAAGAAATAGTGAGTTATACCGACCAAGAGAAAGggacttcatcattgtgtcgttgttgcttgcattgtccatcaCGAAATATCCAAGTTTGGAAGCAAAACCCCAgtcttcaaccacttccatgATTGCCGCAGCAAGGTGAgaaccatcatgctcacTGTCGATGTCTTTTAAGGCCAAAGTGTGGTGTTCTAGCTTGCAGTCTTCCGTGACATAGTGAGCAACTATACCTAAGATTGCTAAAGAGTTGGGAGAAGTCCAAAGGTCGCAGCTGATGTGAATCCTTGACTTTGCGGACTGTATGCGctgcttgaccttctccttctgatcTTCATACTGCCGCATAATCCATTTCTTGACAGTTTGGTGCGTGTCTGGAAGCCAAGTATCGACGTCGGCATTAATGTAGGCCAATAGGGCTCGGAATTCTGGGCATTCCACcagccgaaatggaagagaacaggcGGTAATAAACCTTACGTACAACACTTCGAGCTGGTCCGGGTCGATCGAGTCTCCGTATTGATCGTTAAACCGGCGGCGTTTTCGGACATTTTCTTCAGCCGtaagacgagcttgttcaAGAATAGTTCTTATAGTTCTTACTTTAGCGGATCGTGGAGCGCCTTTTGGGAGACCATGACCGTCAGGGGGAGGGTCCGTGAGGTGCTTGGCTGGAGCCGCAGTTCCACCAGAACAAGAATATGTTTTCTCGCAGTGTTTGCAGCGCCATTCCTCTTTTCCAGTTCGTTGATTGTAATATCTGGTTTCAATCTCCTCGTCTGGCATATGACAGAAGACCCATGACGTTCTTGGCTTCGCGCAAGAGGCTATAGAGGCTGTGTGAGGTCGCGACGATTGGTATTGAGAGGTTCGGCTCTCGTCTGTGTCATGTAGCTGCTGACCGGAACTCTCCGAAAGGTTGTCGGATGTTATTGAACCTTTTCGTTGCGACGGTTGAACAAACTGCAAGCGTTGTTGAGGCATTATCGTAAGGGGCACCAGGCTTATTTTCGCCAAAAAGGCTCTTGGAAACAACAGTTTGATCGCATTAAAGAAAAAAGTAGAGCTGAAAGTTTTCAGAGAGCTGGCTAGCTAGGCACATGCTTAACACTTGGGGTTTTCtggcgccgcctccatttAGTGGCGTTATTCGCGTCGCGTCAAGCGAGTGCAGACCAACAGTCCTACCCGGTACAATTGTTTATTGTACGTCTATTACGTGTTTTCGTCGATGTAAATGTCAGCGGAAGTGAATTTATTCTATGTTTCACCAAtcaatataaacaatatattgccaatatgaaTCGccttgtattgtattgtcacAATATCGCAAACTCCGTATGGTATTGTCACAATATCAGAAAATGCATATCATATGGTATGTATTGCGGTATATTGTTTTATTGTCatattatttaccacactgaATCCGATAATTAATCCTGAATCCGAGGCGGGATTCAGTAATTAATCTGAATCCAGGTTCGGATTCAGATTAATTGATTAATTACATGCCTGGAGTAACGTaatccacaagcgagtggaacacacaagcgagcggAACACCCTAACCTACCTCGTTACAAAGATTctacaaaaaaacaaccagaacaaaagaaatcaattaatcttcactgctatcctctttattagatgTCTCCAaatcaatctgacaagttcgcgcATTATGACCAGTattgccgcacacaccacatcgccgtCCCTTCGTCTCATCCCGAAGCTTTCGACCTCTTATcttgcgatcttcttgctaatctgctcttctacatcattctggtcctgaagagcttgtccctcggaAATAGTTATACTGCCGCCTTGACGTAAACGTGTTTTTTTGGCCTACGCCGCTTACTTAAtagtgcatttgcctctcgaagttGCTGGTTCTCAGCCTTTAGAGAGCCATCTTAtgcattattccgcatgtgCCTttcgcaaattgatccatagcaTCTAAAATTGATGTTAgtgagcttccctgatgtcggcttattcttcttttaatataattagtttgtGAAGTTGCCTCGGTTGggttgtttggggtctttggaacccacgcGTTTGGTAGCTCTAGtgcctcttcaactggcgTTGGAGTCCGTAGCCTCACATCTAGGCGCGATAAGACGCTTTTTGGATTAAATGGAATAAGTCCTGCGCCTCGAAAAGCTCCctgaatattttctcttgtcattgcggctttaaatGCGGTAAAAAACGCAGGGAAGAAGTAGCCTTTGTGATGTGGGTTATATGCGCCCTcataagtccttcaatttctttgccatatgccttcttaagggcccaaaacagccaacatctagtggctgaagaatgtgagatgaatgagacAGCATACAGagcgtgataatcttatGGTCTTTGCAGAATAACTCGAATTCagttgagtggtgactttcgtgcccatctaggataagaagacgATATGCGCCACGAGTTTGAGGCTGAGTATGCTTTTCGAAGTGCTGGATCCAATCTacagctttctcatttgtagtcTAGCCGTTATGAGTTGTTgagataacccaatcctttgTACGCGCTATCTTCGTACCAGTT
The Pochonia chlamydosporia 170 chromosome Unknown PCv3seq00033, whole genome shotgun sequence genome window above contains:
- a CDS encoding ribonuclease H domain-containing protein (similar to Metarhizium robertsii ARSEF 23 XP_007816575.1) — protein: MSPGSFEYSSASPVNSPRTTAQYNSTMLSHLHVIDDSDADDGIGHVVDDSESDDGSGYVVDDSDSDDSIGPVELPDGRLVCRPHGLTFCPYCCVDFSFMEELLEDPEERLERETNELYEQLSDEMQADIDARWGSPRRLADGPAYHGNNGTKTGFHIIDTAASSEPCGRTIRRGTGRVFPTKFNPPSATSAPGVLFPAGIGHQAIPPVARFIRRDDSEQLLIYADGACLNNGQPNPKAGWAFVFKPDTNQPSGIVSARLEKKGPFGDAFAQTSNRAELRAVLAALRFRHWRGGGFSTLVFATDSEYVAEGATSWIRGWVRNGWKTSTGADVKNKDMWEVLLGEVER
- a CDS encoding reverse transcriptase, RNaseH (similar to Metarhizium robertsii ARSEF 23 XP_011410959.1), which produces MLSHYHVSSGRLQLNSKQRASSPVDDRRDNPTKRSRTTVKPKKAVKNLGTCSMDKKQIGDSVKAALALSKYALNRTLQMDTAFFRAFFIDNKALANPLQITPAEFDDATPVVVVDVGHHQAGELLGVSKVKGGNRFARTYLAAMCVVFYPDKGIAKLWLSV
- a CDS encoding PIF1-like helicase domain-containing protein gives rise to the protein MASARHQDEARQDDECCCSSSGVASEWVTDCSWDILDLDAGGPVGAALSSRESPTQAHTVVPIDTQRANPSSEEHAESQRVAGNSTKPHTKQRDPGALTGESLNNPEPALCQEQQDLVDLIASGRNVFYTGSAGCGKSTVLKAALLRLQAIGLVVHVLAPTGRAALQVNGVSTWSYMGWTPDHHKLPIEKLISSAFREHVRRRLKSTDVLIIDEISMVENHHLERMNICMKEARRWKQDEPAPFGGAQVVVTGDFCQLPPVKPFQYCVVCGQDMKADDYETEFNCRANHGPFREHEKWAFMSKAWEECKFAYVELKQIHRQNDEHFIKMLQKCRLGIPFSQDETVTLVDHPCNVTNATRLFSTRAEVAKVNIESFNRLRTPIVTYQALDGFVWHHAEHPHLEHCNDRFTDGSLVALKDHRLERQVQLRVGHTGPTGHSPDPPTIHGDYAALKERQVQRFTSGQKQRVWPRVLFHNGQRRTIYADCTVNSVGNREPYSLLHRTQIPLVAAWAMSIHKSQGTTLDRVIVDVTRAFEEGQVYVALSRATSLHGLKVKGNPDGLSVGRGGNADVQRFLREKFGARLPQLQP
- a CDS encoding transposase-like protein (similar to Beauveria bassiana ARSEF 2860 XP_008603484.1) codes for the protein MPQQRLQFVQPSQRKGSITSDNLSESSGQQLHDTDESRTSQYQSSRPHTASIASCAKPRTSWVFCHMPDEEIETRYYNQRTGKEEWRCKHCEKTYSCSGGTAAPAKHLTDPPPDGHGLPKGAPRSAKVRTIRTILEQARLTAEENVRKRRRFNDQYGDSIDPDQLEVLYVRFITACSLPFRLVECPEFRALLAYINADVDTWLPDTHQTVKKWIMRQYEDQKEKVKQRIQSAKSRIHISCDLWTSPNSLAILGIVAHYVTEDCKLEHHTLALKDIDSEHDGSHLAAAIMEVVEDWGFASKLGYFVMDNASNNDTMMKSLSLALLRQFDIQYDPKSHRLRCQGHIINLAAKAFLFVTDNEKLEQEDLGLHNVTLKQIEAWRQKGPLGKLHNFVVYIQRSVQRSQKFMAISHNRKLARDNDTRWNSWYTMLQAALNLRDAINGYFNKWVEAECAGDELSAEDWAILEKIKSLLFRTHRIVGPSCSISIRRATRF